In a single window of the Magnolia sinica isolate HGM2019 chromosome 7, MsV1, whole genome shotgun sequence genome:
- the LOC131250619 gene encoding mitogen-activated protein kinase kinase kinase 20-like — protein MLNYIHERGYVHCDIKPQNLLIFSSLEIKIADFRLSKKAGVLVYGDNHVRGTPLYVFPEYVGWSTYDPPIDIRALGCVVVDMAIGFTKRLLEIPECLSVEGKDFLSRCFIKDPHDRWAAKMLLDHSFIMNDVIRDEVLSIHNALPSSGVFIEEDFIPLSVSSSESSFEISRGGSNGSSIPSLCCPCLQWVPHLLIQ, from the exons atGCTCAATTACATTCACGAAAGAGGATACGTGCATTGTGACATCAAGCCACAGAatcttctcattttctcttctttagAAATCAAGATTGCTGATTTTAGGCTGTCGAAGAAGGCCGGAGTGTTGGTGTATGGTGACAATCACGTCCGTGGCACACCCCTTTACGTCTTTCCCGAATATGTGGGCTGGAGTACGTATGACCCACCCATAGATATCAGGGCACTAGGGTGTGTGGTCGTCGATATGGCG ATTGGATTCACTAAGAGGTTGCTGGAGATTCCTGAGTGCTTATCTGTGGAGGGGAAGGACTTCCTGAGTCGATGTTTTATTAAGGATCCCCATGATAGATGGGCGGCTAAAATGTTATTAgatcattcatttattatgaATGATGTCATAAGAGATGAAGTATTATCTATTCATAATGCATTGCCTTCTTCTGGAGTTTTTATTGAAGAGGATTTTATACCACTATCGGTTTCTTCATCGGAATCATCCTTTGAAATATCTAGAGGTGGATCTAATGGGTCTAGTATCCCAAGCTTGTGTTGCCCATGTCTACAATGGGTGCCTCATTTGCTCATCCAGTAG